In the genome of Apodemus sylvaticus chromosome 2, mApoSyl1.1, whole genome shotgun sequence, one region contains:
- the Krba1 gene encoding protein KRBA1 isoform X6: MALQVPISFKDLAVRFSEEEWRLLQDGQREFYRDVMRENYETLVSVGTSELLPLSAFLSPAEAGGATPGESHQEKGQKPALEHSSQGEQPQQSLHLTALVQLVKEIPEFLFGEVKSAEDCSDSGSTGLDGEQTSPEAAVVVEACPPRGLFSSLPESPASHPSLATTPTGSSTSSGPPGDWAHGSPLPAIGTDDKPLSIEKGGVGASAETSMPSAQSLGQSRSHLRQDRGSMGTGTLPENSPLQGLINCLKEILVPRPQPRGTAPDLLPSLPDLSVLKQTRAEVEAGSLPCPVKTEAAPGDCPLQGLLNCLKEIPNAPDRRPSPSGASDLQLQGDPGKGRSGELGRLQTPPPRPSHGAGAGSMLTTVKVEDGWAQSPPVPASCQLSRQGYSSYSTGDNREVRVPRWGPMTLASRPSGSPLEALEACLKGIPPGGSSPLQSLAVSWSRSPQPGDAGSQRFELQQQGSHSEEATREPLLPLSLQGYVREGPGMQPCGSQGTPTSFSSASSSDGDLDFRSPRSSQGQRLGKGYPPGSSPLQGLENCLREIPVPRPQAAWPCSSAVNRGLKRTEPRNWTADREALRGEAWEAPHLRQRPGEVPSRSLHRGSPQTCTPTCHQVTTRPWPQEETATMPSPLHRLENSLRGILPVRPLRFTCVTGPGPSPSPCSSSSFSSSDGEDLRPEPAFWQSPLQQKGHLPSCKDPVRLCPGPGASSRTSNNSCLAEDPERAEPKDGSSLSAGRAEEKSHPPRTEDGPERSSQPGPVSPAEGKGDAAGRPWPEPKDTEDSRDLEPGHRQPSAAARTQEKLLSGDPLEPPSKSPLPTTVLSNWSPTSLQPPCPCGRSLQQELHNLGTILTDKLDRLAAALAGLTKDVATMRTQMDQLRRRPRSLGPKGQGSWPLTLPQRPRWVNRLDHRHLPYWRQKGRTRPRPKILRTQAEGCKAGDHPGLSRGKGNLVPQLPPEASSFVESSSQQISSTSGGHTVLTAHPPLEHTGCHQNPLSPSVPTALVPLVASPAASADTEPQAARVAAASIPSQPKEPNSLLGAALSKDLWGGDHRDPRWGAH, encoded by the exons GTGCCCATCAGCTTCAAGGACTTGGCCGTGCGGTTCTCTGAAGAGGAGTGGCGGCTCCTGCAGGACGGGCAGCGGGAATTCTACAGAGACGTGATGCGGGAAAACTACGAGACGCTGGTGTCTGTGG GGACCTCTGAgctgcttcctctctctgctttcctgtcacctgcagaggctggaggagcCACACCAGGAGAGAGccaccaggaaaagggacagaaGCCAGCTTTGGAGCACAGTTCCCAGG GAGAGCAGCCTCAGCAGAGCCTCCACCTCACAGCATTAGTGCAGCTGGTGAAGGAGATTCCAGAGTTCTTGTTTGGAGAAGTGAAGAGTGCTGAGGACTGCTCTGACAGTGGGAGCACCGGTCTGGATGGGGAGCAGACAAGCCCTGAGG cagctgtggttgtggAAGCTTGCCCTCCCCGAGGCCTGTTCAGTTCTCTTCCGGAGAGCCCTGCAAGCCACCCCAGCCTGGCGACCACACCCACGGGCAGCTCAACTTCCAGTGGCCCTCCTGGAGACTGGGCACACGGAAGCCCCTTACCTGCTA TAGGAACTGATGACAAACCACTGTCTATAGAGAAGGGAGGTGTAGGAGCCTCGGCAGAGACATCCATGCCTTCCGCTCAAAGCCTGGGCCAGAGCAGGAGTCACCTAAGACAGGATAGAGGCAGCATGGGGACAG GAACCCTTCCTGAGAACAGTCCATTGCAAGGCCTCATCAACTGTCTGAAGGAGATCCTTGTGCCCAGGCCCCAGCCCCGGGGGACAGCCCCGGACTTGCTGCCTTCTCTCCCTGACTTGAGTGTGTTGAAGCAGACCAGAGCTGAGGTAGAAGCTGGGAGCCTGCCCTGCCCGG TGAAGACAGAGGCAGCACCTGGAGATTGTCCCCTTCAGGGCCTGCTGAACTGTCTGAAGGAGATCCCAAATGCCCCAGACCGGCGTCCCAGCCCCTCAGGAGCATCCGACTTGCAGCTGCAGGGGGATCCAGGGAAAGGGCGTTCTGGAG AGCTGGGACGCCTGCAGACCCCTCCTCCCCGCCCCAGTCATGGGGCTGGAGCTGGCAGCATGCTTACCACGGTGAAGGTAGAAGATGGCTGGGCCCAGAGTCCCCCAGTGCCGGCATCCTGCCAGCTTAGCCGGCAAGGCTACAGCTCCTACTCCACTGGAGACAACCGAGAGGTCCGCGTGCCTCGCTGGGGCCCCATGACTCTAG CCAGCAGGCCCTCAGGCTCACCCCTAGAAGCTCTGGAGGCCTGTCTGAAGGGCATCCCTCCAGGTGGGTCATCACCTCTTCAGTCACTAGCCGTCTCATGGTCCAGAAGTCCCCAGCCAGGAGATGCTGGCTCTCAGAGGTTTGAGCTACAGCAACAAGGATCTCACAGTGAAG AAGCTACAAGGGAGCCACTTCTGCCTCTGAGCTTGCAGGGGTACGTGAGAGAGGGGCCTGGGATGCAACCCTGTGGCTCCCAGGGTACCCCTACCAGCTTCTCCTCAGCCAGCAGCAGTGATGGGGATCTGGACTTCAGGAGCCCCAGGAGCAGCCAGGGCCAACGGCTTGGGAAAG GCTATCCACCAGGAAGCTCTCCACTCCAAGGCTTGGAGAACTGCCTGAGAGAGATCCCTGTTCCCAGGCCGCAGGCTGCCTGGCCTTGCTCCTCAGCTGTAAACAGGGGCTTGAAGAGAACAGAGCCTAGGAACTGGACTGCAGACAGAGAAG CATTGAGAGGTGAGGCCTGGGAGGCACCCCACCTCAGACAGCGTCCTGGAGAAGTACCCAGCAGGAGTCTGCATCGAGGCAGTCCACAGACCTGTACTCCCACCTGCCACCAAGTGACCACCAGGCCATGGCCACAAGAGG AGACAGCCACCATGCCTTCACCTCTGCACCGCCTGGAGAACTCTCTGAGGGGGATCTTGCCCGTGAGGCCCTTGCGTTTCACCTGCGTGACTGGCCCTGGCCCCAGTCCCAGCCcctgctccagctccagcttCAGCAGCTCCGATGGAGAAGACCTACGACCAGAGCCTGCGTTTTGGCAGTCACCCCTCCAGC AGAAAGGCCACCTTCCCTCCTGTAAGGACCCTGTTCGTCTGTGCCCTGGCCCTGGCGCATCTTCAAGGACCAGCAACAATAGCTGCCTTGCTGAAGACCCCGAGAGAGCGGAGCCCAAGGACGGCAGCAGCCTCAGTGCAG GAAGAGCAGAAGAGAAGTCCCACCCACCCAGAACAGAAGATGGTCCAGAGCGCTCGAGCCAGCCTGGCCCTGTCAGCCCTGCCGAAGGAAAAGGAG ACGCAGCTGGGCGCCCCTGGCCTGAGCCCAAGGATACTGAAGACTCGAGGGACCTGGAGCCTGGACATAGACAACCCAGTGCGGCAG CCAGGACCCAAGAGAAGCTGCTCTCTGGGGACCCTCTGGAGCCACCTAGCAAGTCTCCTCTTCCCACAACTGTCTTGTCAAATTGGTCACCCACTTCTCTTCAGCCACCATGCCCCTGCGGCAGGTCCTTGCAGCAGGAGCTGCATAACCTTGGTACCATCCTCACGGATAAGCTGGACCGACTTGCAGCAGCCTTGGCGGGCCTAACGAAGGATGTTGCAACCATGCGGACCCAGATGGATCAGCTACGAAGGCGCCCACGAAGCCTTGGACCAAAAGGTCAGGGTTCCTGGCCGCTGACCCTCCCCCAGAGACCTCGCTGGGTCAACAGACTGGACCACAGACATCTACCCTACTGGAGACAGAAGGGCCGCACCAGGCCCAGACCAAAGATCCTGCGGACCCAGGCAGAAGGCTGCAAGGCTGGTGACCACCCAGGACTCTCTAGAGGGAAGGGCAATTTGGTGCCTCAGCTCCCTCCAGAAGCTTCCAGCTTCGTAGAATCTTCATCCCAGCAGATCTCCTCTACTTCTGGAGGCCACACTGTGCTGACTGCACACCCACCTCTGGAACACACTGGATGCCACCAGAATCCCCTCTCCCCTTCAGTGCCTACTGCCTTGGTCCCCCTTGTGGCCTCTCCTGCAGCCAGTGCAGACACAGAACCTCAGGCTGCTAGAGTGGCAGCAGCCAGCATTCCAAGCCAGCCCAAGGAACCTAACAGCCTGCTAGGGGCAGCCCTCAGCAAAGACCTCTGGGGAGGCGACCACAGGGATCCAAGGTGGGGGGCCCATTGA
- the Krba1 gene encoding protein KRBA1 isoform X4 has translation MALQVPISFKDLAVRFSEEEWRLLQDGQREFYRDVMRENYETLVSVGTSELLPLSAFLSPAEAGGATPGESHQEKGQKPALEHSSQGEQPQQSLHLTALVQLVKEIPEFLFGEVKSAEDCSDSGSTGLDGEQTSPEAAVVVEACPPRGLFSSLPESPASHPSLATTPTGSSTSSGPPGDWAHGSPLPAIGTDDKPLSIEKGGVGASAETSMPSAQSLGQSRSHLRQDRGSMGTGTLPENSPLQGLINCLKEILVPRPQPRGTAPDLLPSLPDLSVLKQTRAEVEAGSLPCPVKTEAAPGDCPLQGLLNCLKEIPNAPDRRPSPSGASDLQLQGDPGKGRSGGKGQSLELGRLQTPPPRPSHGAGAGSMLTTVKVEDGWAQSPPVPASCQLSRQGYSSYSTGDNREVRVPRWGPMTLASRPSGSPLEALEACLKGIPPGGSSPLQSLAVSWSRSPQPGDAGSQRFELQQQGSHSEEATREPLLPLSLQGYVREGPGMQPCGSQGTPTSFSSASSSDGDLDFRSPRSSQGQRLGKGYPPGSSPLQGLENCLREIPVPRPQAAWPCSSAVNRGLKRTEPRNWTADREALRGEAWEAPHLRQRPGEVPSRSLHRGSPQTCTPTCHQVTTRPWPQEETATMPSPLHRLENSLRGILPVRPLRFTCVTGPGPSPSPCSSSSFSSSDGEDLRPEPAFWQSPLQQKGHLPSCKDPVRLCPGPGASSRTSNNSCLAEDPERAEPKDGSSLSAGRAEEKSHPPRTEDGPERSSQPGPVSPAEGKGDAAGRPWPEPKDTEDSRDLEPGHRQPSAAARTQEKLLSGDPLEPPSKSPLPTTVLSNWSPTSLQPPCPCGRSLQQELHNLGTILTDKLDRLAAALAGLTKDVATMRTQMDQLRRRPRSLGPKGQGSWPLTLPQRPRWVNRLDHRHLPYWRQKGRTRPRPKILRTQAEGCKAGDHPGLSRGKGNLVPQLPPEASSFVESSSQQISSTSGGHTVLTAHPPLEHTGCHQNPLSPSVPTALVPLVASPAASADTEPQAARVAAASIPSQPKEPNSLLGAALSKDLWGGDHRDPRWGAH, from the exons GTGCCCATCAGCTTCAAGGACTTGGCCGTGCGGTTCTCTGAAGAGGAGTGGCGGCTCCTGCAGGACGGGCAGCGGGAATTCTACAGAGACGTGATGCGGGAAAACTACGAGACGCTGGTGTCTGTGG GGACCTCTGAgctgcttcctctctctgctttcctgtcacctgcagaggctggaggagcCACACCAGGAGAGAGccaccaggaaaagggacagaaGCCAGCTTTGGAGCACAGTTCCCAGG GAGAGCAGCCTCAGCAGAGCCTCCACCTCACAGCATTAGTGCAGCTGGTGAAGGAGATTCCAGAGTTCTTGTTTGGAGAAGTGAAGAGTGCTGAGGACTGCTCTGACAGTGGGAGCACCGGTCTGGATGGGGAGCAGACAAGCCCTGAGG cagctgtggttgtggAAGCTTGCCCTCCCCGAGGCCTGTTCAGTTCTCTTCCGGAGAGCCCTGCAAGCCACCCCAGCCTGGCGACCACACCCACGGGCAGCTCAACTTCCAGTGGCCCTCCTGGAGACTGGGCACACGGAAGCCCCTTACCTGCTA TAGGAACTGATGACAAACCACTGTCTATAGAGAAGGGAGGTGTAGGAGCCTCGGCAGAGACATCCATGCCTTCCGCTCAAAGCCTGGGCCAGAGCAGGAGTCACCTAAGACAGGATAGAGGCAGCATGGGGACAG GAACCCTTCCTGAGAACAGTCCATTGCAAGGCCTCATCAACTGTCTGAAGGAGATCCTTGTGCCCAGGCCCCAGCCCCGGGGGACAGCCCCGGACTTGCTGCCTTCTCTCCCTGACTTGAGTGTGTTGAAGCAGACCAGAGCTGAGGTAGAAGCTGGGAGCCTGCCCTGCCCGG TGAAGACAGAGGCAGCACCTGGAGATTGTCCCCTTCAGGGCCTGCTGAACTGTCTGAAGGAGATCCCAAATGCCCCAGACCGGCGTCCCAGCCCCTCAGGAGCATCCGACTTGCAGCTGCAGGGGGATCCAGGGAAAGGGCGTTCTGGAGGTAAAGGCCAATCACTAG AGCTGGGACGCCTGCAGACCCCTCCTCCCCGCCCCAGTCATGGGGCTGGAGCTGGCAGCATGCTTACCACGGTGAAGGTAGAAGATGGCTGGGCCCAGAGTCCCCCAGTGCCGGCATCCTGCCAGCTTAGCCGGCAAGGCTACAGCTCCTACTCCACTGGAGACAACCGAGAGGTCCGCGTGCCTCGCTGGGGCCCCATGACTCTAG CCAGCAGGCCCTCAGGCTCACCCCTAGAAGCTCTGGAGGCCTGTCTGAAGGGCATCCCTCCAGGTGGGTCATCACCTCTTCAGTCACTAGCCGTCTCATGGTCCAGAAGTCCCCAGCCAGGAGATGCTGGCTCTCAGAGGTTTGAGCTACAGCAACAAGGATCTCACAGTGAAG AAGCTACAAGGGAGCCACTTCTGCCTCTGAGCTTGCAGGGGTACGTGAGAGAGGGGCCTGGGATGCAACCCTGTGGCTCCCAGGGTACCCCTACCAGCTTCTCCTCAGCCAGCAGCAGTGATGGGGATCTGGACTTCAGGAGCCCCAGGAGCAGCCAGGGCCAACGGCTTGGGAAAG GCTATCCACCAGGAAGCTCTCCACTCCAAGGCTTGGAGAACTGCCTGAGAGAGATCCCTGTTCCCAGGCCGCAGGCTGCCTGGCCTTGCTCCTCAGCTGTAAACAGGGGCTTGAAGAGAACAGAGCCTAGGAACTGGACTGCAGACAGAGAAG CATTGAGAGGTGAGGCCTGGGAGGCACCCCACCTCAGACAGCGTCCTGGAGAAGTACCCAGCAGGAGTCTGCATCGAGGCAGTCCACAGACCTGTACTCCCACCTGCCACCAAGTGACCACCAGGCCATGGCCACAAGAGG AGACAGCCACCATGCCTTCACCTCTGCACCGCCTGGAGAACTCTCTGAGGGGGATCTTGCCCGTGAGGCCCTTGCGTTTCACCTGCGTGACTGGCCCTGGCCCCAGTCCCAGCCcctgctccagctccagcttCAGCAGCTCCGATGGAGAAGACCTACGACCAGAGCCTGCGTTTTGGCAGTCACCCCTCCAGC AGAAAGGCCACCTTCCCTCCTGTAAGGACCCTGTTCGTCTGTGCCCTGGCCCTGGCGCATCTTCAAGGACCAGCAACAATAGCTGCCTTGCTGAAGACCCCGAGAGAGCGGAGCCCAAGGACGGCAGCAGCCTCAGTGCAG GAAGAGCAGAAGAGAAGTCCCACCCACCCAGAACAGAAGATGGTCCAGAGCGCTCGAGCCAGCCTGGCCCTGTCAGCCCTGCCGAAGGAAAAGGAG ACGCAGCTGGGCGCCCCTGGCCTGAGCCCAAGGATACTGAAGACTCGAGGGACCTGGAGCCTGGACATAGACAACCCAGTGCGGCAG CCAGGACCCAAGAGAAGCTGCTCTCTGGGGACCCTCTGGAGCCACCTAGCAAGTCTCCTCTTCCCACAACTGTCTTGTCAAATTGGTCACCCACTTCTCTTCAGCCACCATGCCCCTGCGGCAGGTCCTTGCAGCAGGAGCTGCATAACCTTGGTACCATCCTCACGGATAAGCTGGACCGACTTGCAGCAGCCTTGGCGGGCCTAACGAAGGATGTTGCAACCATGCGGACCCAGATGGATCAGCTACGAAGGCGCCCACGAAGCCTTGGACCAAAAGGTCAGGGTTCCTGGCCGCTGACCCTCCCCCAGAGACCTCGCTGGGTCAACAGACTGGACCACAGACATCTACCCTACTGGAGACAGAAGGGCCGCACCAGGCCCAGACCAAAGATCCTGCGGACCCAGGCAGAAGGCTGCAAGGCTGGTGACCACCCAGGACTCTCTAGAGGGAAGGGCAATTTGGTGCCTCAGCTCCCTCCAGAAGCTTCCAGCTTCGTAGAATCTTCATCCCAGCAGATCTCCTCTACTTCTGGAGGCCACACTGTGCTGACTGCACACCCACCTCTGGAACACACTGGATGCCACCAGAATCCCCTCTCCCCTTCAGTGCCTACTGCCTTGGTCCCCCTTGTGGCCTCTCCTGCAGCCAGTGCAGACACAGAACCTCAGGCTGCTAGAGTGGCAGCAGCCAGCATTCCAAGCCAGCCCAAGGAACCTAACAGCCTGCTAGGGGCAGCCCTCAGCAAAGACCTCTGGGGAGGCGACCACAGGGATCCAAGGTGGGGGGCCCATTGA
- the Krba1 gene encoding protein KRBA1 isoform X7: MALQVPISFKDLAVRFSEEEWRLLQDGQREFYRDVMRENYETLVSVGTSELLPLSAFLSPAEAGGATPGESHQEKGQKPALEHSSQGEQPQQSLHLTALVQLVKEIPEFLFGEVKSAEDCSDSGSTGLDGEQTSPEAVVVEACPPRGLFSSLPESPASHPSLATTPTGSSTSSGPPGDWAHGSPLPAIGTDDKPLSIEKGGVGASAETSMPSAQSLGQSRSHLRQDRGSMGTGTLPENSPLQGLINCLKEILVPRPQPRGTAPDLLPSLPDLSVLKQTRAEVEAGSLPCPVKTEAAPGDCPLQGLLNCLKEIPNAPDRRPSPSGASDLQLQGDPGKGRSGELGRLQTPPPRPSHGAGAGSMLTTVKVEDGWAQSPPVPASCQLSRQGYSSYSTGDNREVRVPRWGPMTLASRPSGSPLEALEACLKGIPPGGSSPLQSLAVSWSRSPQPGDAGSQRFELQQQGSHSEEATREPLLPLSLQGYVREGPGMQPCGSQGTPTSFSSASSSDGDLDFRSPRSSQGQRLGKGYPPGSSPLQGLENCLREIPVPRPQAAWPCSSAVNRGLKRTEPRNWTADREALRGEAWEAPHLRQRPGEVPSRSLHRGSPQTCTPTCHQVTTRPWPQEETATMPSPLHRLENSLRGILPVRPLRFTCVTGPGPSPSPCSSSSFSSSDGEDLRPEPAFWQSPLQQKGHLPSCKDPVRLCPGPGASSRTSNNSCLAEDPERAEPKDGSSLSAGRAEEKSHPPRTEDGPERSSQPGPVSPAEGKGDAAGRPWPEPKDTEDSRDLEPGHRQPSAAARTQEKLLSGDPLEPPSKSPLPTTVLSNWSPTSLQPPCPCGRSLQQELHNLGTILTDKLDRLAAALAGLTKDVATMRTQMDQLRRRPRSLGPKGQGSWPLTLPQRPRWVNRLDHRHLPYWRQKGRTRPRPKILRTQAEGCKAGDHPGLSRGKGNLVPQLPPEASSFVESSSQQISSTSGGHTVLTAHPPLEHTGCHQNPLSPSVPTALVPLVASPAASADTEPQAARVAAASIPSQPKEPNSLLGAALSKDLWGGDHRDPRWGAH; encoded by the exons GTGCCCATCAGCTTCAAGGACTTGGCCGTGCGGTTCTCTGAAGAGGAGTGGCGGCTCCTGCAGGACGGGCAGCGGGAATTCTACAGAGACGTGATGCGGGAAAACTACGAGACGCTGGTGTCTGTGG GGACCTCTGAgctgcttcctctctctgctttcctgtcacctgcagaggctggaggagcCACACCAGGAGAGAGccaccaggaaaagggacagaaGCCAGCTTTGGAGCACAGTTCCCAGG GAGAGCAGCCTCAGCAGAGCCTCCACCTCACAGCATTAGTGCAGCTGGTGAAGGAGATTCCAGAGTTCTTGTTTGGAGAAGTGAAGAGTGCTGAGGACTGCTCTGACAGTGGGAGCACCGGTCTGGATGGGGAGCAGACAAGCCCTGAGG ctgtggttgtggAAGCTTGCCCTCCCCGAGGCCTGTTCAGTTCTCTTCCGGAGAGCCCTGCAAGCCACCCCAGCCTGGCGACCACACCCACGGGCAGCTCAACTTCCAGTGGCCCTCCTGGAGACTGGGCACACGGAAGCCCCTTACCTGCTA TAGGAACTGATGACAAACCACTGTCTATAGAGAAGGGAGGTGTAGGAGCCTCGGCAGAGACATCCATGCCTTCCGCTCAAAGCCTGGGCCAGAGCAGGAGTCACCTAAGACAGGATAGAGGCAGCATGGGGACAG GAACCCTTCCTGAGAACAGTCCATTGCAAGGCCTCATCAACTGTCTGAAGGAGATCCTTGTGCCCAGGCCCCAGCCCCGGGGGACAGCCCCGGACTTGCTGCCTTCTCTCCCTGACTTGAGTGTGTTGAAGCAGACCAGAGCTGAGGTAGAAGCTGGGAGCCTGCCCTGCCCGG TGAAGACAGAGGCAGCACCTGGAGATTGTCCCCTTCAGGGCCTGCTGAACTGTCTGAAGGAGATCCCAAATGCCCCAGACCGGCGTCCCAGCCCCTCAGGAGCATCCGACTTGCAGCTGCAGGGGGATCCAGGGAAAGGGCGTTCTGGAG AGCTGGGACGCCTGCAGACCCCTCCTCCCCGCCCCAGTCATGGGGCTGGAGCTGGCAGCATGCTTACCACGGTGAAGGTAGAAGATGGCTGGGCCCAGAGTCCCCCAGTGCCGGCATCCTGCCAGCTTAGCCGGCAAGGCTACAGCTCCTACTCCACTGGAGACAACCGAGAGGTCCGCGTGCCTCGCTGGGGCCCCATGACTCTAG CCAGCAGGCCCTCAGGCTCACCCCTAGAAGCTCTGGAGGCCTGTCTGAAGGGCATCCCTCCAGGTGGGTCATCACCTCTTCAGTCACTAGCCGTCTCATGGTCCAGAAGTCCCCAGCCAGGAGATGCTGGCTCTCAGAGGTTTGAGCTACAGCAACAAGGATCTCACAGTGAAG AAGCTACAAGGGAGCCACTTCTGCCTCTGAGCTTGCAGGGGTACGTGAGAGAGGGGCCTGGGATGCAACCCTGTGGCTCCCAGGGTACCCCTACCAGCTTCTCCTCAGCCAGCAGCAGTGATGGGGATCTGGACTTCAGGAGCCCCAGGAGCAGCCAGGGCCAACGGCTTGGGAAAG GCTATCCACCAGGAAGCTCTCCACTCCAAGGCTTGGAGAACTGCCTGAGAGAGATCCCTGTTCCCAGGCCGCAGGCTGCCTGGCCTTGCTCCTCAGCTGTAAACAGGGGCTTGAAGAGAACAGAGCCTAGGAACTGGACTGCAGACAGAGAAG CATTGAGAGGTGAGGCCTGGGAGGCACCCCACCTCAGACAGCGTCCTGGAGAAGTACCCAGCAGGAGTCTGCATCGAGGCAGTCCACAGACCTGTACTCCCACCTGCCACCAAGTGACCACCAGGCCATGGCCACAAGAGG AGACAGCCACCATGCCTTCACCTCTGCACCGCCTGGAGAACTCTCTGAGGGGGATCTTGCCCGTGAGGCCCTTGCGTTTCACCTGCGTGACTGGCCCTGGCCCCAGTCCCAGCCcctgctccagctccagcttCAGCAGCTCCGATGGAGAAGACCTACGACCAGAGCCTGCGTTTTGGCAGTCACCCCTCCAGC AGAAAGGCCACCTTCCCTCCTGTAAGGACCCTGTTCGTCTGTGCCCTGGCCCTGGCGCATCTTCAAGGACCAGCAACAATAGCTGCCTTGCTGAAGACCCCGAGAGAGCGGAGCCCAAGGACGGCAGCAGCCTCAGTGCAG GAAGAGCAGAAGAGAAGTCCCACCCACCCAGAACAGAAGATGGTCCAGAGCGCTCGAGCCAGCCTGGCCCTGTCAGCCCTGCCGAAGGAAAAGGAG ACGCAGCTGGGCGCCCCTGGCCTGAGCCCAAGGATACTGAAGACTCGAGGGACCTGGAGCCTGGACATAGACAACCCAGTGCGGCAG CCAGGACCCAAGAGAAGCTGCTCTCTGGGGACCCTCTGGAGCCACCTAGCAAGTCTCCTCTTCCCACAACTGTCTTGTCAAATTGGTCACCCACTTCTCTTCAGCCACCATGCCCCTGCGGCAGGTCCTTGCAGCAGGAGCTGCATAACCTTGGTACCATCCTCACGGATAAGCTGGACCGACTTGCAGCAGCCTTGGCGGGCCTAACGAAGGATGTTGCAACCATGCGGACCCAGATGGATCAGCTACGAAGGCGCCCACGAAGCCTTGGACCAAAAGGTCAGGGTTCCTGGCCGCTGACCCTCCCCCAGAGACCTCGCTGGGTCAACAGACTGGACCACAGACATCTACCCTACTGGAGACAGAAGGGCCGCACCAGGCCCAGACCAAAGATCCTGCGGACCCAGGCAGAAGGCTGCAAGGCTGGTGACCACCCAGGACTCTCTAGAGGGAAGGGCAATTTGGTGCCTCAGCTCCCTCCAGAAGCTTCCAGCTTCGTAGAATCTTCATCCCAGCAGATCTCCTCTACTTCTGGAGGCCACACTGTGCTGACTGCACACCCACCTCTGGAACACACTGGATGCCACCAGAATCCCCTCTCCCCTTCAGTGCCTACTGCCTTGGTCCCCCTTGTGGCCTCTCCTGCAGCCAGTGCAGACACAGAACCTCAGGCTGCTAGAGTGGCAGCAGCCAGCATTCCAAGCCAGCCCAAGGAACCTAACAGCCTGCTAGGGGCAGCCCTCAGCAAAGACCTCTGGGGAGGCGACCACAGGGATCCAAGGTGGGGGGCCCATTGA